A single region of the Ancylobacter novellus DSM 506 genome encodes:
- the mdcA gene encoding malonate decarboxylase subunit alpha, producing MSNRSGSPTQRTWDRTRQSREARLAAASAYARGKLVAADNVTKLLEAVVRPGDRVCLEGDNQKQADFLAASLAAVDPKIVNDLHIVQSGVVLAEHLDLFEAGVAKRLDFSYSGPQGGAIARALKAGKIELGAVHTYLELFSRYFVDLTPHVALTVARCADRDGNLYMGPNTEDSPVVVEATAFKQGIVIAQVNELVDRVPRVDVPGDRVDFVIVAPEPFYIEPLFTRDPAQITETQILGAMLAIKGIYAPYGVKRLNHGIGFNTAAIELILPTFAERLGLKGKIATHFALNPHPTLIPAIESGWVEQIHSFGSEVGMDDYMRARPDVFFTGRDGSMGSNRMYCQSAGLYATDLFIGSTLQIDLAGNSSTFTKDRVAGFGGAPNMGSDPHGRRHASDPWLQAGREAAGDTKALPRGRKLVVQIVETFGDKLSPTFVEELDSLALARSLDLPLPPVMIYGDDVSHIITEEGIANLLLCRTPLEREQAIRGIAGYTDVGRARDKRMVEELRARKVIQRPEDLGIDPLDANRSLLAARSIKELMHWSGNLYDPPAKFRNW from the coding sequence ATGAGCAACCGATCAGGCAGTCCGACGCAACGAACGTGGGATCGCACCCGACAGTCGCGCGAGGCGCGGCTGGCTGCCGCGAGTGCCTACGCCAGGGGCAAGCTGGTCGCCGCCGACAATGTGACGAAGCTGTTGGAAGCCGTGGTGCGCCCCGGTGACCGCGTCTGTCTCGAAGGTGATAACCAGAAGCAGGCGGATTTCCTCGCCGCCAGCCTCGCGGCGGTCGATCCCAAGATCGTCAACGATCTTCACATCGTGCAGTCTGGCGTGGTGCTGGCCGAGCATCTCGACCTGTTCGAGGCGGGCGTCGCCAAGCGGCTCGACTTTTCCTATTCGGGGCCGCAGGGAGGCGCCATCGCACGGGCGCTCAAGGCAGGAAAGATCGAGCTCGGCGCGGTCCATACCTATCTCGAACTGTTCTCGCGCTACTTCGTCGACCTGACTCCGCATGTGGCGCTCACCGTCGCGCGCTGCGCCGACCGGGACGGCAATCTCTACATGGGTCCGAACACCGAGGACTCGCCCGTCGTCGTCGAGGCCACCGCCTTCAAGCAGGGCATCGTCATCGCCCAGGTGAACGAGCTCGTGGACAGGGTGCCGCGCGTCGACGTTCCCGGCGACCGCGTAGACTTCGTAATCGTCGCGCCCGAACCCTTCTACATCGAGCCGCTCTTCACCCGCGACCCGGCGCAGATCACCGAGACGCAGATCCTCGGCGCCATGCTGGCGATCAAGGGCATCTATGCGCCGTACGGCGTCAAGCGGCTCAACCATGGCATCGGCTTCAACACGGCCGCCATCGAGTTGATCCTGCCGACCTTTGCCGAAAGGCTGGGGCTGAAGGGCAAGATCGCCACCCATTTCGCTCTCAACCCGCATCCGACGCTGATCCCGGCCATCGAATCCGGCTGGGTCGAGCAGATCCACAGTTTCGGCTCCGAAGTGGGCATGGACGACTACATGCGGGCCCGACCCGACGTCTTCTTCACCGGGCGCGACGGGTCGATGGGCTCGAACCGGATGTACTGTCAGTCGGCGGGGCTCTATGCGACCGACCTGTTCATCGGCTCCACGCTGCAGATCGATCTCGCCGGCAATTCATCCACCTTCACCAAGGACCGCGTCGCCGGCTTCGGCGGGGCGCCGAATATGGGTTCCGATCCCCATGGACGCCGCCATGCCAGCGATCCCTGGCTTCAGGCCGGGCGCGAGGCGGCGGGCGATACGAAGGCGCTGCCGCGGGGACGAAAGCTGGTGGTGCAGATCGTCGAGACCTTCGGCGACAAACTGAGCCCGACTTTCGTCGAGGAGCTCGACAGCCTGGCTCTGGCGAGGAGCCTCGATCTGCCCTTGCCGCCGGTGATGATCTATGGCGATGACGTCTCCCACATCATCACCGAGGAAGGCATCGCCAACCTGCTCTTGTGCCGCACGCCCCTCGAGCGCGAGCAGGCGATCCGCGGCATCGCCGGCTACACCGATGTCGGCCGGGCCCGCGACAAACGGATGGTGGAGGAATTGCGCGCCCGCAAGGTGATCCAGCGTCCCGAGGATCTCGGCATCGATCCGCTCGACGCCAATCGCAGCCTTCTTGCCGCGCGCTCCATCAAGGAGCTGATGCACTGGTCGGGCAATCTCTACGATCCGCCGGCCAAGTTCCGGAACTGGTGA
- the mdcC gene encoding malonate decarboxylase acyl carrier protein, with translation MENLKFHHKTRSAAPGSSPDVLVGVVASGNLEVLLERVLADTECTVEVATPVSGFDDVWKAVIADFVERASPGGLRISINDGGARPDTVMLRLMQGVRKMESGHE, from the coding sequence ATGGAAAACCTGAAGTTCCATCACAAGACCCGCTCTGCCGCGCCCGGCTCGTCTCCGGACGTCCTCGTCGGCGTGGTCGCCTCCGGCAATCTCGAGGTGCTGCTGGAGCGCGTTCTGGCCGACACGGAGTGTACGGTGGAGGTCGCCACGCCGGTCAGCGGATTCGACGACGTGTGGAAGGCCGTCATCGCCGATTTCGTGGAGCGAGCCTCGCCTGGTGGGCTGCGCATCTCGATCAATGACGGCGGCGCCCGTCCCGACACGGTGATGCTGCGCCTCATGCAGGGCGTGCGCAAAATGGAGAGCGGCCATGAGTGA
- a CDS encoding biotin-independent malonate decarboxylase subunit beta produces the protein MSDVSRSDIDAASWFLSTARERIAGLLDEGSFTEFLPPTERVRSPHLALFDLPAAFDDGMIVGRGRLAGANVLIAAQEGQFMGGTFAEVSGAKLVGLLRAASVDDKLPRTVLLLLDSGGVRLQEANAGELAVAEVMRAIVEARAAGVAVIALVGGRAGCFGGAGLTAATCSAIAISGQGRIGVTGPEVIETNKGVEEFDSQDKALVWSVTGGRTRRLIGGADAYVDDSVAGFREAALALMQRTATFDLARLQAEHTRLAGRVVKLGACTLATDMWTALGISDPQGITDMDDDAFRAVAATMGEIDHDAR, from the coding sequence ATGAGTGACGTCTCCCGTTCCGACATCGACGCCGCCAGCTGGTTCCTTTCCACCGCCCGCGAGCGCATCGCGGGGCTGCTCGACGAGGGCAGCTTCACAGAATTTCTGCCGCCGACGGAGCGGGTGCGCAGTCCCCATCTCGCCCTGTTCGACCTGCCGGCCGCCTTCGACGACGGCATGATCGTTGGGCGCGGCCGGCTCGCCGGCGCGAACGTCCTGATCGCCGCGCAGGAGGGGCAGTTCATGGGCGGCACGTTCGCTGAGGTGAGCGGCGCCAAGCTGGTCGGCCTGCTGCGCGCCGCGAGCGTCGACGACAAGCTGCCCCGCACCGTCCTGCTGTTGCTCGACAGCGGCGGCGTGCGTCTGCAGGAGGCCAATGCCGGCGAACTCGCGGTCGCGGAGGTGATGCGCGCCATCGTCGAGGCCCGTGCCGCGGGTGTCGCGGTGATCGCCCTCGTCGGCGGGCGTGCCGGCTGCTTCGGGGGTGCCGGCCTGACCGCCGCGACCTGCTCGGCTATCGCCATTTCGGGCCAAGGTCGCATCGGCGTCACCGGTCCCGAGGTGATCGAGACCAACAAGGGCGTCGAGGAATTCGATTCCCAGGACAAGGCTCTGGTGTGGAGCGTCACGGGCGGTCGCACGCGCCGGCTGATCGGCGGCGCCGACGCCTATGTCGACGACAGCGTTGCCGGCTTCCGGGAGGCCGCGCTGGCGTTGATGCAGAGGACCGCGACCTTCGACCTCGCCAGACTGCAGGCCGAACATACGCGGCTCGCCGGACGTGTGGTGAAGCTCGGCGCCTGCACCCTCGCCACCGACATGTGGACCGCGCTCGGCATTTCCGATCCGCAGGGCATCACCGACATGGATGACGACGCCTTTCGGGCGGTCGCGGCAACCATGGGGGAGATCGACCATGACGCTCGCTGA